The Prosthecodimorpha staleyi genome has a window encoding:
- a CDS encoding NUDIX hydrolase, translating to MPHAATVETEGRPIVTVDVALFTLLPEEGLAIVLGTRDREPFAGRPALFGGFLRPGSDGSATDAAHRLLSEKAGLKDVFVEQLMTFSGPDRDPRGWSVSIAYYALVPFGRLAGATPGLAVWPVGRMPPLAFDHDRIAAAALARLGGKASYSTLPAFLLPKTFTLPELKAVYEAVLGTALNDSAFRRKVMEMRILEEVPEKRGATAGSRRPAQLWRLAADRLVEFDRTV from the coding sequence ATGCCGCATGCCGCCACCGTTGAGACCGAGGGCCGGCCGATCGTGACGGTGGACGTGGCGCTGTTCACGCTCCTGCCGGAGGAGGGCCTCGCCATCGTGCTCGGCACGCGCGACCGGGAGCCCTTCGCGGGGCGGCCCGCTCTGTTCGGCGGCTTTCTCCGGCCCGGCTCGGACGGCAGCGCGACCGACGCTGCGCATCGTCTCCTGTCCGAGAAGGCGGGGCTGAAGGATGTCTTCGTCGAACAGCTGATGACTTTTTCCGGGCCCGATCGCGACCCGCGCGGCTGGTCGGTCTCGATCGCCTACTATGCGCTGGTGCCCTTCGGGCGTCTCGCCGGGGCCACGCCGGGGCTGGCGGTTTGGCCGGTCGGCCGGATGCCGCCGCTGGCGTTCGATCACGATCGGATCGCTGCCGCGGCGCTCGCCCGGCTCGGCGGCAAGGCCTCCTACTCGACCCTGCCGGCCTTCCTCTTGCCGAAGACCTTCACGCTGCCCGAACTGAAGGCGGTCTACGAGGCGGTGCTCGGCACCGCGCTCAACGACAGCGCCTTCCGCCGCAAGGTAATGGAGATGCGCATCCTGGAGGAGGTGCCGGAAAAGCGCGGCGCCACGGCCGGCAGCCGCCGCCCGGCCCAGCTCTGGCGGCTGGCCGCGGACCGGCTGGTCGAGTTCGACCGGACGGTGTGA
- a CDS encoding Crp/Fnr family transcriptional regulator, with the protein MITGETFLAIAAWSRELADDEFERARRGIVEKAYPRGAYLWHRGDRFDHWTGVSRGLVKVSTIAKSGKAMTFTGVRTGGWFGEGTMLKDEPRQYDVVALRDTRIALMNKATFAWLLDHSVGFNRFLVRQLNERLGQFMALVEYDRTLDAPSRVARTLGWLYDPVLYPNPAPDLEITQEEIALLCGLSRQSTNEALKVLERRGVVQTDHGILTAPDPQRLLRFET; encoded by the coding sequence TTGATCACTGGGGAGACGTTTCTGGCCATCGCGGCCTGGTCGCGCGAACTCGCCGACGACGAGTTCGAGCGTGCGCGCCGCGGCATCGTCGAGAAGGCCTATCCGCGCGGCGCCTATCTGTGGCATCGCGGCGATCGCTTCGACCATTGGACCGGCGTTTCGCGCGGCCTGGTCAAGGTCTCGACCATCGCCAAGTCCGGCAAGGCGATGACCTTCACGGGGGTCAGGACCGGCGGCTGGTTCGGCGAGGGGACCATGCTGAAGGACGAGCCGCGCCAATACGACGTGGTTGCCCTGCGCGACACCCGCATCGCCCTGATGAACAAGGCGACCTTCGCCTGGCTGCTCGACCATTCGGTCGGCTTCAACCGCTTCCTCGTCCGCCAGCTTAACGAGCGGCTCGGTCAGTTCATGGCGCTGGTCGAATATGACCGCACCCTCGACGCACCCTCGCGCGTCGCCCGCACGCTCGGCTGGCTCTACGATCCGGTGCTCTATCCCAATCCGGCGCCCGACCTGGAGATCACCCAGGAGGAGATCGCGCTCCTCTGCGGCCTGTCGCGCCAGAGCACCAACGAGGCGCTCAAGGTGCTCGAACGGCGCGGCGTCGTGCAGACCGACCACGGCATCCTGACCGCCCCCGACCCGCAACGGCTATTGCGCTTCGAGACGTGA
- a CDS encoding pyridoxal phosphate-dependent aminotransferase has translation MLKTIAGFDRIGEENAFAVLARATALAASGRDIINLGIGQPDFRTPEHIVEAAVKALRDGHHGYTPATGILPLREAVAADIHRRLGTEVSPERITIVPGGKVTMFMAILMFGEPGAEILYPDPGFPIYRSMIEFTGAKAVPVPIREENGFAFSADETLALITPATRLIIVNSPANPTGGVTPKAEIDTLVAGLARFPDVAIMSDEIYGQMVYDGEAHVSLLSYPEIRDRLILLDGWSKTYAMTGWRMGFSVWPDRLFEMARKLAVNSYSCVNAPAQFAGIAALTGPQDCVADMVAEFDRRRKVVVEGLNGLPDVTCATPKGAFYAFPNVSKTGWKAKALASALLEDAGVATIGGPDFGVHGEGYIRLSYANSTENILKALDRIRAFLERRNAA, from the coding sequence ATGCTGAAGACCATCGCGGGTTTCGACCGGATCGGCGAGGAAAACGCCTTCGCGGTGCTGGCGCGCGCCACCGCGCTGGCCGCCTCGGGCCGCGACATCATCAATCTCGGCATCGGGCAGCCGGATTTCCGCACGCCCGAGCATATCGTCGAGGCGGCCGTGAAGGCGCTGCGCGACGGTCATCACGGCTATACGCCGGCGACCGGCATCCTGCCCTTGCGCGAGGCGGTCGCCGCCGACATTCATCGCCGGCTCGGCACCGAGGTCAGCCCGGAACGGATCACGATCGTGCCGGGCGGCAAGGTCACCATGTTCATGGCGATCCTGATGTTCGGCGAGCCGGGCGCAGAGATCCTCTATCCCGATCCCGGCTTCCCGATCTACCGCTCGATGATCGAGTTCACCGGCGCCAAGGCCGTGCCGGTGCCGATCCGCGAGGAGAACGGCTTCGCCTTCTCGGCCGACGAGACCCTGGCGCTGATCACCCCGGCGACGCGGCTGATCATCGTCAATTCGCCCGCCAACCCGACCGGCGGCGTCACCCCGAAGGCGGAGATCGACACGCTCGTCGCCGGCCTCGCCCGCTTCCCCGACGTGGCGATCATGTCGGACGAGATCTACGGCCAGATGGTCTATGACGGCGAGGCCCATGTCTCGCTGCTCTCCTACCCGGAGATCCGCGACCGCCTGATCCTGCTCGACGGCTGGTCCAAGACCTACGCCATGACCGGCTGGCGCATGGGCTTCTCGGTCTGGCCGGACCGGCTCTTCGAGATGGCCCGCAAGCTGGCGGTCAATTCCTATTCCTGTGTCAACGCCCCGGCCCAGTTCGCCGGCATCGCCGCGCTGACCGGCCCGCAGGACTGCGTCGCCGACATGGTCGCCGAGTTCGACCGCCGTCGGAAGGTGGTCGTCGAGGGGCTGAACGGGCTGCCGGACGTGACCTGCGCCACCCCGAAAGGCGCCTTCTACGCCTTCCCGAACGTCTCCAAGACCGGCTGGAAGGCCAAGGCGCTCGCCTCCGCCCTGCTCGAGGATGCCGGCGTCGCCACCATCGGCGGCCCGGATTTCGGCGTCCATGGCGAGGGCTACATCCGCCTCTCCTACGCAAACTCGACCGAGAACATCCTGAAGGCGCTCGACCGCATCCGCGCCTTCCTGGAGCGCCGCAACGCGGCCTGA